In a single window of the Melanotaenia boesemani isolate fMelBoe1 chromosome 22, fMelBoe1.pri, whole genome shotgun sequence genome:
- the LOC121633431 gene encoding NLR family CARD domain-containing protein 3-like isoform X1 gives MDQCEDGGKAVHPYEFTLCGEYLGKNQSPEEQRPEPEYGPESSCVSLRSHWSMDRPVNMKDRQDEDQKVQMTESPRRGSKKPGAIRSFYKKLQDKRFPKLQKGDSETPSGQVSHQDEMDLDSIFMLLEENILTFVKNELKKMKKILSPHHPESFKNRENEEMFTNENEEQRRRNSDLFLKITVDFLMKMKQENLADQLQSRTCAAESKRNLQSNLKKRFQCVFEGIAKAGNPTLLNQIYTELYITEGETAEVNEEHEVRQIETASRKPHRPETSIRHEDIFKLPPGRDEPIRTVMTKGVAGIGKTVLTQKFTLDWAEDKANQDIQFTFPLTFRELNVLKEKKFSLVELVHHFFTETKEVCSFEEFQVVFIFDGLDESRLPLDFHNNETLTDVTQSTSLDVLLTNLIRGKLLPSARLWITTRPAAANQIPPDCVGMVTEVRGFTDPQKEEYFRKRFTDKKQASRIISHMKTSRSLHIMCHIPVFCWITATVLEDVLETREGGELPKTLTEMYIHFLVVEAKVKKLKYDGGAETDPHWSPESRKMIESLGKLAFEQLQKGNLIFYESDLTECGIDITAASVYSGVFTQIFKEERGLYQEKVFSFIHLSVQEFLAALHVHLTFISSGDNLMVEQETTPRRSIIINKDNIQTFKWILEIKQKLKHLHQSAVDQALQSPNGHLDLLLRFLLGLSLQTNQSLLRGLMTQMGSSSQTSQEAVQYIKTKISENVSAERSINLFHCLNELNDRSLVEEIQQYLRSGRLSTDNLSPAQWSALVFILLSSEEDLDVFDLKKYSASEEALLKLLPVVKVSKKALLSGCNLSERSCEALSSVLSSPSSNLRELDLNNNNLKDSGVKQLSDGLKSRHCKLKAIRLRGCNLSERSCETLSSVYSSQSSFLTDLDLSDNNLQDSGVEYLSDGLKSLHWKLESLRLSGCLVTKKGCASLKSALTSNPSSLRELDLSYNHPEVSGEKLLSDKVKDPRWRLDTLWMDHGGKQRLEPGLKKYACELTLDPNTANEYLKLSDKKKVMLVQENQSYPHHPDRFDFWQLLCKNDLEGRCYWEVECNGKAHVAVTYREIKRNGDKNACGFGMNDLSWCLYCFRDHYSVWHNRREEKCHFPPSSFDSNRVAVYVDCDAGILSFYRVSSDTLVHLHTFNTTFTHPLCAGFGFGRGALSGSSVSLCSL, from the exons GGTCCAGATGACGGAGTCACCCAGACGTGGATCCAAAAAACCTGGAGCCATTAGGAGTTTTTACAAGAAATTGCAAGATAAGCGCTTTccaaa ACTACAGAAAGGTGACTCAGAGACTCCCAGTGGTCAGGTTTCCCATCAAGATGAAATGGACttggactccatatttatg CTGCTTGAGGAGAACATTCTCACATTTGTGAAGAACGAGctaaagaagatgaaaaagataTTGAGTCCACATCACCCAGAAAGTTTCAAGAATCGGGAGAATGAGGAGATGTTCACCAATGAGAATgaagagcagaggaggaggaacagtgatttatttctaaagatcacagtggacttcTTGATGAAAATGAAGCAGGAGAACCTGGCTGATCAactgcagagca GAACTTGTGCTgcagaaagcaaaagaaatcTCCAGTCAAACCTGAAGAAGaggttccagtgtgtgtttgaggggatcgctaaagcaggaaacccaacccttctgaaccagatctacacagagctctacatcacagagggagagactgcagaggtcaatgaggaacatgaggtcagacagattgaaacagcatccaggaaaccacacagaccagaaacaagcaTCAGACATGAAGACATCTTcaaactcccacctggaagagatgaaccaatcagaacagtgatgacgaagggagtggctggcattgggaaaactgtcttaacacagaagttcactctggactgggctgaagacaaagccaaccaggacatccagttcacatttccactgactttcagagagctgaacgtgctgaaagagaagaagttcagcttggtggaacttgttcatcacttctttactgaaaccaaagaagtctgcagctttgaagagttccaggttgtcttcatctttgatggtctggatgagagtcgacttcctctggacttccacaacaatgagaccctgactgatgttacacaGTCCACCTCtctggatgtgctgctgactaacctcatcagggggaaactgcttccctctgctcgcctctggataaccacacgacctgcagcagccaatcagatcccacctgactgtgttggcatggtgacagaggtcagagggttcactgatccacagaaggaggagtacttcaggaagaggttcacAGATAAGAAacaggccagcaggatcatctcccacatgaagacatcacgaagcctccacatcatgtgccacatcccagtcttctgctggatcactgctacagttctggaggatgtgctggaaaccagagagggaggagagctgcccaagaccctgactgagatgtacatccacttcctggtggttGAGGCCAAAGTGAAGAAGctcaagtatgatggaggagctgagacagatccacactggagtccagagagcaggaagatgattgagtctctgggaaaactggcttttgagcagctgcagaaaggaaacctgatcttctatgaatcagacctgacagagtgtggcatcgatatcacagcagcctcagtttactcaggagtgttcacacagatcttcaaagaggagagaggcctgtaccaggagaaggtgttcagcttcatccatctgagtgttcaggagtttctggctgctcttcacgTCCATCTGACCTTCATCAGCTCTGGAGACAACTTGATGGTGGAACAAGAAACAACACCCAGGAGGTCAATCATcataaataaagacaacatTCAAACATTCAAATGGATccttgaaataaaacaaaaattaaaacatctCCACCAGAGTGCTGTGGACcaggccttacagagtccaaatggacacctggacttgctcctccgcttcctcctgggtctttctCTGCAGACCAACCAGAGTCTCCTACGAGGTCTGATGACACAGATGggaagtagctcacagaccaGTCAGGAAGcagtccagtacatcaagactaagatcagtgagaatgtgtctgcagagaggagcatcaatctgttccactgtctgaatgaactgaatgatcgttctctGGTGGAGGAGATCCAACAGTATCTGAGATCAGGACGTTTGTCCACAGATAATCtttctcctgctcagtggtcagctctggtcttcatcttactgtcatcagaagaagatctggatGTATTTGACTTGAAGAAATACTCTGCTTCAGAGGAGGCTCTGCTCAAGCTTCTGCCAGTGGTCAAAGTCTCCAAGAAAGCTCT TCTGAGTGGCTGTAACCtttcagagagaagctgtgaagctctgtcctcagttctcagctcccCATCCTCCAATCTGAGAGAACTGGACCTCAATAACAACAACCTGAAGGATTCAGGGGTgaagcagctgtctgatggactgaagagtcGACATTGTAAACTTAAAGCTATCAG gcTGAGAGGCTGTAatctctcagagagaagctgtgaaACTCTGTCATCAGTCtacagctcccagtcctccttTCTCACAGACCTGGACCTGAGTGACAATAACTTGCAGGATTCAGGAGTGGAGTATCTATctgatggactgaagagtcTGCACTGGAAACTGGAAAGTCTCAG GTTGTCAGGTTGTCTGGTCACAAAGAAAGGCTGTGCATCTTTGAAATCAGCACTCACCTCCAACCCTTCCAgtctgagagagctggacctgagctACAACCATCCAGAAGTATCGGGAGAGAAGCTTCTTTCTGACAAAGTGAAGGATCCGCGCTGGAGACTGGACACTCTCTG GATGGACCATGGTGGAAAACAGAggttagaacctggtctaaaaAAGT ACGCATGTGAACTCACACTGGACCCAAACACTGCAAATGAATACCTTAAACtgtctgacaaaaaaaaggtGATGCTGGTGCAAGAGAATCAGTCATATCCacatcatccagacagatttgacTTCTGGCAGCTGCTGTGTAAAAATGATCTTGAGGGCCGCTGTTACTGGGAAGTCGAGTGTAACGGAAAGGCTCATGTAGCAGTGActtacagagaaataaaaaggaatggAGACAAAAATGCCTGTGGATTTGGGATGAATGATCTCTCCTGGTGTTTGTATTGCTTCAGGGATCAttactctgtctggcacaaCCGAAGAGAGGAAAAGTGTCATTTTCCTCCGTCCTCCTTCGACTCTAACAGAGtggcagtgtatgtggactgtgaTGCTGGcattctgtccttctacagagtctcctctgacacACTGGTCCACCTTCACACCTTCAACACCACATTCACTCACCCTCTATGTGCAGGGTTTGGGTTTGGGCGTGGAGCCCTCTCTGGTTCTTCAGTGTCTCTGTGTTCTCTGTGA
- the LOC121633431 gene encoding NLR family CARD domain-containing protein 3-like isoform X2: MDQCEDGGKAVHPYEFTLCGEYLGKNQSPEEQRPEPEYGPESSCVSLRSHWSMDRPVNMKDRQDEDQKVQMTESPRRGSKKPGAIRSFYKKLQDKRFPKLQKGDSETPSGQVSHQDEMDLDSIFMLLEENILTFVKNELKKMKKILSPHHPESFKNRENEEMFTNENEEQRRRNSDLFLKITVDFLMKMKQENLADQLQSRTCAAESKRNLQSNLKKRFQCVFEGIAKAGNPTLLNQIYTELYITEGETAEVNEEHEVRQIETASRKPHRPETSIRHEDIFKLPPGRDEPIRTVMTKGVAGIGKTVLTQKFTLDWAEDKANQDIQFTFPLTFRELNVLKEKKFSLVELVHHFFTETKEVCSFEEFQVVFIFDGLDESRLPLDFHNNETLTDVTQSTSLDVLLTNLIRGKLLPSARLWITTRPAAANQIPPDCVGMVTEVRGFTDPQKEEYFRKRFTDKKQASRIISHMKTSRSLHIMCHIPVFCWITATVLEDVLETREGGELPKTLTEMYIHFLVVEAKVKKLKYDGGAETDPHWSPESRKMIESLGKLAFEQLQKGNLIFYESDLTECGIDITAASVYSGVFTQIFKEERGLYQEKVFSFIHLSVQEFLAALHVHLTFISSGDNLMVEQETTPRRSIIINKDNIQTFKWILEIKQKLKHLHQSAVDQALQSPNGHLDLLLRFLLGLSLQTNQSLLRGLMTQMGSSSQTSQEAVQYIKTKISENVSAERSINLFHCLNELNDRSLVEEIQQYLRSGRLSTDNLSPAQWSALVFILLSSEEDLDVFDLKKYSASEEALLKLLPVVKVSKKALLRGCNLSERSCETLSSVYSSQSSFLTDLDLSDNNLQDSGVEYLSDGLKSLHWKLESLRLSGCLVTKKGCASLKSALTSNPSSLRELDLSYNHPEVSGEKLLSDKVKDPRWRLDTLWMDHGGKQRLEPGLKKYACELTLDPNTANEYLKLSDKKKVMLVQENQSYPHHPDRFDFWQLLCKNDLEGRCYWEVECNGKAHVAVTYREIKRNGDKNACGFGMNDLSWCLYCFRDHYSVWHNRREEKCHFPPSSFDSNRVAVYVDCDAGILSFYRVSSDTLVHLHTFNTTFTHPLCAGFGFGRGALSGSSVSLCSL; the protein is encoded by the exons GGTCCAGATGACGGAGTCACCCAGACGTGGATCCAAAAAACCTGGAGCCATTAGGAGTTTTTACAAGAAATTGCAAGATAAGCGCTTTccaaa ACTACAGAAAGGTGACTCAGAGACTCCCAGTGGTCAGGTTTCCCATCAAGATGAAATGGACttggactccatatttatg CTGCTTGAGGAGAACATTCTCACATTTGTGAAGAACGAGctaaagaagatgaaaaagataTTGAGTCCACATCACCCAGAAAGTTTCAAGAATCGGGAGAATGAGGAGATGTTCACCAATGAGAATgaagagcagaggaggaggaacagtgatttatttctaaagatcacagtggacttcTTGATGAAAATGAAGCAGGAGAACCTGGCTGATCAactgcagagca GAACTTGTGCTgcagaaagcaaaagaaatcTCCAGTCAAACCTGAAGAAGaggttccagtgtgtgtttgaggggatcgctaaagcaggaaacccaacccttctgaaccagatctacacagagctctacatcacagagggagagactgcagaggtcaatgaggaacatgaggtcagacagattgaaacagcatccaggaaaccacacagaccagaaacaagcaTCAGACATGAAGACATCTTcaaactcccacctggaagagatgaaccaatcagaacagtgatgacgaagggagtggctggcattgggaaaactgtcttaacacagaagttcactctggactgggctgaagacaaagccaaccaggacatccagttcacatttccactgactttcagagagctgaacgtgctgaaagagaagaagttcagcttggtggaacttgttcatcacttctttactgaaaccaaagaagtctgcagctttgaagagttccaggttgtcttcatctttgatggtctggatgagagtcgacttcctctggacttccacaacaatgagaccctgactgatgttacacaGTCCACCTCtctggatgtgctgctgactaacctcatcagggggaaactgcttccctctgctcgcctctggataaccacacgacctgcagcagccaatcagatcccacctgactgtgttggcatggtgacagaggtcagagggttcactgatccacagaaggaggagtacttcaggaagaggttcacAGATAAGAAacaggccagcaggatcatctcccacatgaagacatcacgaagcctccacatcatgtgccacatcccagtcttctgctggatcactgctacagttctggaggatgtgctggaaaccagagagggaggagagctgcccaagaccctgactgagatgtacatccacttcctggtggttGAGGCCAAAGTGAAGAAGctcaagtatgatggaggagctgagacagatccacactggagtccagagagcaggaagatgattgagtctctgggaaaactggcttttgagcagctgcagaaaggaaacctgatcttctatgaatcagacctgacagagtgtggcatcgatatcacagcagcctcagtttactcaggagtgttcacacagatcttcaaagaggagagaggcctgtaccaggagaaggtgttcagcttcatccatctgagtgttcaggagtttctggctgctcttcacgTCCATCTGACCTTCATCAGCTCTGGAGACAACTTGATGGTGGAACAAGAAACAACACCCAGGAGGTCAATCATcataaataaagacaacatTCAAACATTCAAATGGATccttgaaataaaacaaaaattaaaacatctCCACCAGAGTGCTGTGGACcaggccttacagagtccaaatggacacctggacttgctcctccgcttcctcctgggtctttctCTGCAGACCAACCAGAGTCTCCTACGAGGTCTGATGACACAGATGggaagtagctcacagaccaGTCAGGAAGcagtccagtacatcaagactaagatcagtgagaatgtgtctgcagagaggagcatcaatctgttccactgtctgaatgaactgaatgatcgttctctGGTGGAGGAGATCCAACAGTATCTGAGATCAGGACGTTTGTCCACAGATAATCtttctcctgctcagtggtcagctctggtcttcatcttactgtcatcagaagaagatctggatGTATTTGACTTGAAGAAATACTCTGCTTCAGAGGAGGCTCTGCTCAAGCTTCTGCCAGTGGTCAAAGTCTCCAAGAAAGCTCT gcTGAGAGGCTGTAatctctcagagagaagctgtgaaACTCTGTCATCAGTCtacagctcccagtcctccttTCTCACAGACCTGGACCTGAGTGACAATAACTTGCAGGATTCAGGAGTGGAGTATCTATctgatggactgaagagtcTGCACTGGAAACTGGAAAGTCTCAG GTTGTCAGGTTGTCTGGTCACAAAGAAAGGCTGTGCATCTTTGAAATCAGCACTCACCTCCAACCCTTCCAgtctgagagagctggacctgagctACAACCATCCAGAAGTATCGGGAGAGAAGCTTCTTTCTGACAAAGTGAAGGATCCGCGCTGGAGACTGGACACTCTCTG GATGGACCATGGTGGAAAACAGAggttagaacctggtctaaaaAAGT ACGCATGTGAACTCACACTGGACCCAAACACTGCAAATGAATACCTTAAACtgtctgacaaaaaaaaggtGATGCTGGTGCAAGAGAATCAGTCATATCCacatcatccagacagatttgacTTCTGGCAGCTGCTGTGTAAAAATGATCTTGAGGGCCGCTGTTACTGGGAAGTCGAGTGTAACGGAAAGGCTCATGTAGCAGTGActtacagagaaataaaaaggaatggAGACAAAAATGCCTGTGGATTTGGGATGAATGATCTCTCCTGGTGTTTGTATTGCTTCAGGGATCAttactctgtctggcacaaCCGAAGAGAGGAAAAGTGTCATTTTCCTCCGTCCTCCTTCGACTCTAACAGAGtggcagtgtatgtggactgtgaTGCTGGcattctgtccttctacagagtctcctctgacacACTGGTCCACCTTCACACCTTCAACACCACATTCACTCACCCTCTATGTGCAGGGTTTGGGTTTGGGCGTGGAGCCCTCTCTGGTTCTTCAGTGTCTCTGTGTTCTCTGTGA